The Desulfonatronum thiodismutans nucleotide sequence GGGCCGAGGGAAGCGGATTCACCTCGGCCCGTTAACGGCTTTTTTTAGTGCGTCCTCAGGGGAGGAACACCGCGGCGGAAACCGTGGTGGTCCAGACCCCGGCTTGCCCCATGGTCACAACCGGGGCCGAGGCTGAATCGATGATTTTTCCGCTCATCAGATAGATTTGCCGCCTTTCGTCATAGGCGGTCTCCGGGTTGAAGTCCACGCCTTGGGTAGTGGCCAGCATGGTGGAGGCCAGGTCTTCGGCGAAGTCGCCCAGTTCCTGCTCATCGGCCCCAAAGGCGGTATGCTCGGAAATGTAGCCGTAGTGCTCCTTGCTGGCCGGAAAGGCCATGCCCACGGCCGACCCGACCAGGCGTCCCTTCTCGTTGGTGGCGTTGCGGGCCATCACGCAAAAGGTGATCTGTCCCGGACTGAGCTGCTTCACCCCTTCTTCCACCGTGACCATTTTGCAGTTTGGAGGGAAGATACTGGACACATAGACCAGATTCAACTTTTCGATCCCGGCGTCGCGCAACGCCAACTCGAACGACTGAAGTTTGTTTTTGTGTCTGCCGATGCCCCT carries:
- a CDS encoding pyruvoyl-dependent arginine decarboxylase, which gives rise to MINFVPRQAFFTRGIGRHKNKLQSFELALRDAGIEKLNLVYVSSIFPPNCKMVTVEEGVKQLSPGQITFCVMARNATNEKGRLVGSAVGMAFPASKEHYGYISEHTAFGADEQELGDFAEDLASTMLATTQGVDFNPETAYDERRQIYLMSGKIIDSASAPVVTMGQAGVWTTTVSAAVFLP